In Streptomyces sp. TLI_146, the genomic stretch CTGGTCGGCCGGCGTCTGCTGGAACGGACCACGCGTCAGGTGGCCCTCACCCCGGCCGGTGAGGAGCTCTACGACCAACTCCGCGTCATCATCCCCCGGTTGGAGTCCGCGCTGCGGCCCGAGACCCACGAGGACGTGTTCCGCGTCGGGTTCGCCTGGGGCTTTCCCACGGGGTGGACGCAGGAGGTCATCGCGTCCTTCGAGGCGGAGACCGGGATGTCGGTACGCGTCCACCGCCATGACGCGAAACTCGCCGGGGTGGACCGCGGCGACGCCGACCTGGCGATCCTCAGAGGCCGGATATCCGCCGCGAACATGCGGTCCGTCACCCTGCTGCGAGAACGCCGGATCGTGGCGGTGTCGACGCGTTCGGAGCTCGCCGGGCAGGAGGAGATCCGCTGGCAGGAGATCGCCGACCACCGGCTCGTGCTCAACGAGGTGAGCGGGAC encodes the following:
- a CDS encoding LysR family transcriptional regulator; its protein translation is MSIELHHLRGFLALADEKHFTRAAKRMNVSQPTLSRNIRRLEELVGRRLLERTTRQVALTPAGEELYDQLRVIIPRLESALRPETHEDVFRVGFAWGFPTGWTQEVIASFEAETGMSVRVHRHDAKLAGVDRGDADLAILRGRISAANMRSVTLLRERRIVAVSTRSELAGQEEIRWQEIADHRLVLNEVSGTTDLADWPSDRRPSVSVVCRNFDEWLEAVASNKGVGVVPEFVGRQHIHPFVSFLSVPDAPRVPLSLVFPQQGGHPLIRRFVAMAQAAVGAPPTVRED